A section of the Octopus bimaculoides isolate UCB-OBI-ISO-001 chromosome 17, ASM119413v2, whole genome shotgun sequence genome encodes:
- the LOC106873977 gene encoding uncharacterized protein LOC106873977 → MMRPVCTTLKDVQNKFRALLPKDAILCGHSLNFDLDSLKMFHPYVIDTSTIYNLSGFKYQKSKLKKLTEYFLGKQIQTGDSGHNSVEDATASLQLVQLKLKNSIEFGDVILDTNLTIHKTEACNNSTPVHKESSSPNTKQTKEEGVAVDDNRKFFVNMSDSATHRSFFDLLNEHQKKSLVIDARSVIDMYSGEPGQRISHGSDEEIVSTAQQKLYDNDFMWLQLNSFHNLLQTNTDSKEADIQKCLQTLDSHVGTLMKTIFSKALVTLILTGRDNEDEDYQNGMTLVKIS, encoded by the exons ATGATGAGACCGGTATGTACTACATTGAAAGATGTTCAGAACAAGTTCCGGGCTCTTCTTCCTAAAGATGCCATCTTGTGTGGTCACTCTCTTAACTTCGACTTGGACAGCTTAAAG ATGTTTCACCCTTACGTCATTGACACCAGCACAATTTACAATCTCTCTGGATTCAAATATCAAAAGAGCAAACTGAAGAAGCTGACCGAATATTTCCTTGG tAAACAGATTCAGACTGGAGACAGTGGCCACAATTCAGTGGAAGATGCAACTGCCAGCCTGCAATTGGTGCAGTTAAAACTGAAAAACA GTATTGAGTTTGGTGATGTGATTCTTGACACAAATTTGACAATACACAAAACGGAAGCATGTAATAACTCCACTCCAGTTCACAAAGAATCTTCCAgtccaaacacaaaacaaacaaaagaggaagGTGTGGCCGTTGATGACAATCGGAAGTTCTTTGTTAACATGAGTGACTCAGCGACACATCGCAGTTTCTTTGATCTACTCAATGAACATCAGAAGAAAT cTCTGGTGATTGATGCGAGATCTGTGATTGACATGTATTCAGGAGAACCTGGTCAAAGGATAAGCCATGGTTCTGATGAAGAAATTGTCAGCACTGCCCAACAGAAACTCTATGACAACGACTTCATGTGGCTCCAGTTGAATTCCTTCCACAATCTTCTCCAAACCAACACAGACAGCAAAGAGGCAGACATTCAG AAATGCCTGCAGACGTTAGATTCCCATGTTGGTACACTGATGAAAACTATCTTCTCAAAAGCTCTGGTGACGCTAATATTGACAGGTCGTGATAACGAGGACGAAGACTATCAGAATGGTATGACTTTAGTGAAGATTTCTTAA
- the LOC106873998 gene encoding RNA exonuclease 5, with the protein MARENYPLPIKSKWGFYDDYIFSKESYEKVTDKSPIFGLDCEMCKTSDGVYSLTRVSLVNEKLETVYDTLVKPKHKIIDYLFR; encoded by the exons ATGGCAAGAGAAAACTACCCCTTGCCAATCAAAAGCAAATGGG GCTTTTACGATGATTATATTTTTTCCAAAGAAAGCTATGAAAAAGTTACAGATAAAAGCCCCATATTTGGTCTGGACTGTGAAATG TGTAAAACCTCTGATGGTGTCTACTCTTTAACGCGTGTCTCCTTAGTTAATGAGAAACTAGAAACTGTCTATGACACTCTCGTAAAACCAAAACATAAAATCATTGATTATCTCTTTCGGTAA